Sequence from the Primulina huaijiensis isolate GDHJ02 chromosome 16, ASM1229523v2, whole genome shotgun sequence genome:
AACTCCCCCGGGAAATAAATGGCCTATAAAATAAAGTAGACGAAGGAAATCAAAGAAGCTTAACAGTTGGAGAGCTTCCAGGAACTTGTCGTGCTCGTCGTCAGTCCAACTCTCCCTGGACTTGGTTATGGTGTAAGGCTTCCGCACCTTCTTACTTGACCCTTCTCCCGACGACGGAGGTGGCGGTGGGGGCGGAGGAATCGATGAGCTGCGGTTCATCTGGTGAATTTGGCGCGCGGAGAAGTTGAGTGGTGGAGAAGAGAGGGGGTTCTTGTGGTGCTTCGAGTCCCGATTAATTGTGGCCTGCCAATCAAAATCAAATGCGTTGGCATCAGCCGATAATAAAACTAACTGTGTGTGTTGGTTAAATCTATATGCGAAATAGATTTCGTGGGAATATCTCATTTTATTCGGTGTGttaatgataaatttttaaaagaaaaaaattgtgaGAGACGATCttcacagatcgtattttgtgagacagatatcttatttaagtcattcatgaaaaattattactttttatgctaagagtattattttttattgtgaatattgataaggttgactcgtctcacatataaagattcgtgagaccttcTCACAATAGATCTATTCGTTTTTAAATTAGCTCAATACTAATCTATAAACGATTATGTTAGACACAATGAACAAAGAATATGTGATTAAATGGTTCGAGAAAGTGATAGTAAAATGAATCGAACGGATATTTTCTCATACTCGACTAATTCGGATATCTCCAAACGACACACTAATATGTTTATACTTATCCATGCCGCAACTATATGCCTAATAACTTTTTGTTTTCATTCCAGCGTGACATAGACTTTACTACAATTGACATTCCAGtcgataaattattttaaatttaaaaattttgactaACCCAATACttgaaaattaattaactaatgaatatctttcaaaataaatatatttttatgaaaaaatgatTCAGTAATTGACACAATCAGTGAATTCTTCTAttcaaaattgtatttttttaaaaaaattatagtaaaaattagaataattaatttgatgggtcaattttttttttaaaacatgaaatgTAGAAAATAATTGGATGAACAATCggaaatataataaaatgagtTAAAGGTCACGATTTGATTTGAGTGTGACAGGTGCTGGCATATAATCCACTAGTTACTTTAACAACTTGGTCGAACCACTTGTGTGTTTACAAGTGGGCTAAGTGCGGTGACACGTGGCTAATTTACAACCACGCAAATTCTGACACTGCCAACTAGTTGGGTGTACCCGTTGTTGGAGGGAGAACAAAAGCCAACcctatttaatttcattttcatcgtctttcaaattttttatttcacatttcaaatttatattatattaaattttaaaaaaaatcaataataattatacttgattttgaatatttcaaatatgtcatttgaatcaatgctgaattaaataattaatcaattttagaatttttccGTTTTGCTGGATTTTACAACGCATTTATGTATTGCTTTGTCTGGTCAGTGGTTACATCATTAGACACCACCAAACCTTTATATCCCATTCCCACTTGTTCCATCATTCGACCGACATCCACGTCAAATATAATGAGGAAACAAAGGGATCAATCGAGGGCATTATGACTATTAGATAAGATGAATATAGGGCAACAATCTaagaaatataatgaaatttaacatcttttaaaattataactTCACAAGCCATGAGGGTTTTTAGCTAGCAAAAGTTCTATATAATTAGTAATGAAGTAGCATATATGGGCATTTCTATTATCGGAATAATTACATTTTCATAATgtaatttgcattttttttcttatttttgatcatgttaacgatgaatttgtatttttaatcttgtaatttttatttatttatttgattggaATTCATTGTGTCTGTCGAAAATTGCTCATGTAGTGGACATGGATTTTAACATAGATTTTTCGCAAAAAAATACGCACGTGTGTCGTGATTTTGTTTAGAATATTATGCGGCTTTCCAAAACTCTATGTTTGTATCCGAGGCCATCACATAAGCAATTTTCTGTCGACAAACCTGACTCGGgtcaagaaaaaacaaaaaatgcaaGTTACAAAATTAACAATACAAATTCATTGTCAATAAGAGAAATATGGGGAAAAAACAAattacatgaaaaaaattaattttatcttatattttttaactgatatttaattttaataaagtaaaattaaagataaactatatggtttttttaaaaaaaaataaacaccaCAAAAACATCTTGAAACAGAGAAAATTTTATTCTAACACAGATTGGGAGAAACCTTATTGTAATGTCCGAAAAAACCAAAcaacgtaaaccgcatgcatgtaaaattgttttaatatggacataaTTGACCCCTCCCACAAAAAAAcctatcaaataaatatttttaatgggACAAAACTTGCCGAATTATGTTCACATTTGATACAAACAGTCGAGATCACACAAAAGACCtatcaaataaacaatgtaTTATTGGGACAAAATTTGTCCAATTATGTTCACATTTGATACAAACGGAGACAAAATCATTCCCAAAAAACTAAAACATTTTTCACCTATTTCTATTGGTCTTTCTATAAAAAATACATTGAATTCAGACAATTTGGAGCATCCCACACGTCGTGATCTAAGTCAAAGACCCTTCCTTGTTCCAACAGTTCCCTGCTAGTGGCAGGCCAAGAATATTTTAGTTTACCCATTTTGTAGTATCCAGATATTAGATTTAGACAGTTTTTTTATGGGGAGCAAAGACCAGCCTCACGCAGTTGGGCCAAATTTATCTTTTATAATGTCGTGTGGCTCGCAGTCAATAAACTTGTCTCCGAGACTAAAGTTTTAGATCCCAAAGAACGGTACGGGTCTCCCTCTCCCATAAGATATGATGATCCCGTGGTTAAGATGATTAGGGGTGTGCGGCGTCCTGACCTAAAACACCGAAACCGAATGATCTGATTTTTTTCGACCAACCAAACCGATCGATTTAGTAATTAAAACAGATTAAACTGAAccgatatttaaaaaaaagtgttttttactttatatttttttcactaCTAatctaattttattaaattcaaagactcaataaaataaaatcacaagtgatagaataattataattatttaggacttaaaataataaaattagacttttgtttaaaactcaataatttttttctagATATGTTTAAAtcccaataaaaaaaataaaaattgtaaaatatcttatccaataataattttaattatatataaaaatatcgtTTAATCGGTTTAACCGAATCTTTACATACAAATTCGTTTCATTTTTTCTTGTATCATCGAAATGCTTCACAAACTATTTGCCTCCAACAATTTGCCTGACCAAACCGGATCCTCCATCTAAAGCAGTTGAAAGGGGAAAAAACTAATATGCAAATTGACCCTACTTGTCCATAGGGGATACACAATGACCAATCTTGGACAGGTAAAAAGATGCATTGAATTACACAGCAGTTCACTGTAAATCAAGCCATAATGCTAAGTTATGCTAGTCATCTTCCATTCTTCTGAGTTCAAATCAAGCCATAACTTTCGGCCTTTCTTGATATATATCCACTTCCTAATACTGGTACAATGACATATCTTCAAATTCCAGTAATTGAGTGTTGAAAGGGGAGGAATTTTACTAGCATTTTAGAGCCAATCCTTCTGTTGCAACTTTAGTGGCAAGTAAACCTCGGTGAGATACTGAAACCCAAAAGTGCTCAGAGCCTGAATCTCGGCCTTCTGCTTCGACTTCACCATCAAATTCAACTCTTCCACCCACCCGGGattcttcttcacaaaatcCTCCTCCAATAAATCTTTACCAGTTTTGATATCCTGCTCTGTCATAGGCAACCTACATTGCTCcggaatcttgtacttatcaaGATCACTGGGACGTATTCCCAACCATTTTATGTCCGGGGTCGTCAAGTTTGCACTGTCATACGACATGTTCTTGGAACCACACATGTAGACGGACAGAATCTTTAGTCCGTATGGATCGCTATCCACCAATGCCAACACAGGCAACTTCAATTCCATCTTCATTTTCCTCAAGAACAATCTTGTTGCCACATCTGGCTGGCCTTTAGCGGTGACAATTATACAAGGAAACCTATTGTAAAACCTATCCTCGGCCAACCTCATGTACGCAGCATCTTTCTCCACTAGGAGGACAAACAATGCATCACTCTGCATATCCCCAACTCTATCTATATTGGGAGGTATGGCTTTTCCTCCCATTCCCATTTTGGTGCAATCAATCATGTCGCCATTATCACTAAATATCAGCCTCCCAACAACCACCCCTTTTTCCGCAGCAACCACATTGAGGCTTGACCTCGTGCATCCAAGAATGCAGGAGACATCATCGAGTATGGCGTCGGACTGGGTCTGATCTTGGAAGAGCTTGACATCGGTGTAGAAGAGATCACGCTTGGTAACATGGATGCTCTTCAGACACAGCTGATGGACGAGCTGGAGAATACGAGTTGTGATGGTGGCTTTCCGGACGCTGGAGACGGCGGCGAATGGCCGAGCGGATGATTTGTCTTTAAGCACGATACGATCGAGCTCGGGAACGTAGAGCTGGTTGGCGGCGGAGCGAGATGGCACTGAGAAGGAGAATCCGTTGCCGGAGAGAATGGAGTGTGCGAGAGAGAGGACGAGGGATTCGATGGTCGATTGAACGGATGAAAGAGGGAGGTCCGAGACTTCACGGCAGGTTGTGGAGAGGTTGAGGTCGGAGAGGCCAAGGGGTTTCGTTGAGGCCGCGGAGGTGGACGCAGCTGACTTCAGAGTTCGAAGTGTTTGGAGGATGGTGGAGTCGGGTTTAAGCTTGGATTTGAATTGAACCGGGTCCGAGTCAGAGTCAGAGTCAGAGTCGGAGTCGGAGGTTGCACGGCGGCGCTTTTTCGTGTCCGCCATTGTTGCCATCGGCGAAATGGAGGCGGTAGTTCCTAGGGTTTTTATCTTACGACGTCGTTTTCTTCCGCTCGAAGAAGggttttaaacaaataaaacaaaaaaacattcGGCTCCTTTGATAAACCAGCCACTGGGAGATATGACCTCGGGCCCCTCCTTTTAAATTTGTATTTACTTACaatttctaaaattatatttttaaaactattattattattattattattattattatttaattattaatatatatgaaaGTTTATAAAGAtatcaaaaacacaaaaaaaataaaataaaatgataatattattaaaataatgtttgcaataacttattttaaatttctacatataatttacaaatatttcattaactatacgcttaaaaataattaaaataacttctTACAAAAACTATCTAGGTCTAAAAATCCATGATGCTTAAAAAGTGTAATGATGTGCGGGTTTCCCTCGTTTTAATTTTTTCtcttaattttctaaaattaaattttttaaaatattgttaataaaatatatgattttatttttttagcagttttgatatcctgcacacctaccgtgcacacctatgtgagcaccgatgaggtgtcactcacctattcgatgttatgaaatatagaaaaattgcgcatccaatgggtgagtgacacatcatcggtgctcacataggtgtgcaggatatcaaaactgattttttttagaatgCAATTGTTGATTTCTACACATAAGtagataaattaatttaagataATTAATTGGAATAAACTTTCCAAATAAGAAGTAAGAGTAATCGAATAACACATATAACAATAAATTATGTGGATGAATTACATTATGTAGGAAGAAGAACGAACAATAtgaatgaataatttttttacgtaaaagttgTTTTTGTTGAGTTTTGATGCTCTGTTTAATGTTTTCGATATGAAGAGACATGTTGATTTATCAAAGTGAGATTGTCTTGGTCCATAAAACTGAATTTATACGGACATCGATCCAATGAAAATTGATACCCCCATAAGTatccgggtcatggatgacccaagaAGATAGTTGGATAGCGCAGATTAGAGCCAGCGTACAGGGTACTTTCTTGAAAACCTGGGCAATTTTTCTCCTCCCGGGTAATCACCCAATAGCCCGGGCTTTCCAACAAAAGCTCGGGTACCTTATCACCCCGACCACCTCGAGAATCGCACCACACTCGAGTGTGATTGATACATGTCATCTAATCTGTCAAAACCACTTGtgcttggagtgtcctagaagtcatcagaagctatGTTATGGGCAGCgaacttgccatacttagtaggtggcGCGAAAAACAAGGTACCTACCCATTTTCTattataaatagcaggtattaatgtcatttacagattctgaaaCCTTTGAACTCTCAAGCACTTACATATTTTCTCTcgaatattgcttgtgttcatctaaAAACccgctgacttaagcatcggagtggccacgccggacacacCTCCGACGCCCATTTACGAGTTCATTcccttgtttgcaggtgctattgaagccattatcttcactcaaattctcaaacattataaattattgatttgatct
This genomic interval carries:
- the LOC140960721 gene encoding DNA topoisomerase 6 subunit A-like, whose translation is MATMADTKKRRRATSDSDSDSDSDSDPVQFKSKLKPDSTILQTLRTLKSAASTSAASTKPLGLSDLNLSTTCREVSDLPLSSVQSTIESLVLSLAHSILSGNGFSFSVPSRSAANQLYVPELDRIVLKDKSSARPFAAVSSVRKATITTRILQLVHQLCLKSIHVTKRDLFYTDVKLFQDQTQSDAILDDVSCILGCTRSSLNVVAAEKGVVVGRLIFSDNGDMIDCTKMGMGGKAIPPNIDRVGDMQSDALFVLLVEKDAAYMRLAEDRFYNRFPCIIVTAKGQPDVATRLFLRKMKMELKLPVLALVDSDPYGLKILSVYMCGSKNMSYDSANLTTPDIKWLGIRPSDLDKYKIPEQCRLPMTEQDIKTGKDLLEEDFVKKNPGWVEELNLMVKSKQKAEIQALSTFGFQYLTEVYLPLKLQQKDWL